TTTAAAAAACAATCCTAACCTAAACAATATAATTATTTATGATAAAAAAGGAAAACACAAAGGTTTAAATGGAATTTGGGATCTTGGAAAACGTTTAAGATATGAAAATTTTAATATGGTAATTACTCCTCATAGATACTTAAGAAGTTCTATTTTAGCTTGGTTATCTCGTTCTCCTATAAGAAAAGGATATGATATTGCTGCAGGAGCTTTCCTTTTTAGTGAAAAAATACACTATGACAAAAAAAAACATGAAGTTGAAAAATTACTTTCTTTTATCAACTGTGAAAAAACTAATAAAAAAAGATATGATATTGAGTTATTCCCAGGTAAAAAAGATATAGAGTTTGCTGACTCTATATGGCAAAAATATAATCTTAATGATTTTAAAGTTGTTTCTATAAATCCTGGAAGTAAATGGTTTACAAAACAATGGCCCATTGAATATTTCAATATTTTAATCAATAATTTTAAAAAATATAAGAATATTAAAGTACTTGTTTTAGGAGGCCCTGAAGAAACTAATTTATCTATTTCCTCTAAACATATTATTGATTTGAGAGGAAAGACCTCTTTACTTGAATTAGCTGAAATTCTTAAGAGATCTGATATTGTAGTAACTAATGATTCTTCTCCTATTCATATTGCATCTGCTTTTAAAAAACCTCGTATTTTTGCTATTTTTGGTCCAACAATTAAAGAATTTGGATTTTTCCCTTGGAGTCTAAATAGTGAAATTTTTGAAACAAAAAATTTAGAGTGTCGCCCTTGTGGAATTCATGGAGGAAACTCTTGCCCTGAAAAACATTTTAAATGTATGAAATCTATAACACCAGATAAAGTCTTTAATAAAATTATTAATTATTTAGGGTTTGATTTATATGATTAAAAATACAAATTATATTTATTCTGACAAAAAATCAAAAGATCTTTATCTAGAATTTAAAAATAAAAATTTTAAAATTCTTAAAACTTTAAAAAATGATAAAAGAAGTTTAGTTCAACTAATTTCAATAAATAATAAAAATTATATTTTAAAAATTCCAAAAGAAAAAAACACAAGAAAGTGGCAAAGATTTTTATCCTTATTTAGAGGAGGAGAAAGTCAACGAGAGTTTAAAAATTTAGAAAATATCAGAAAACTAGGTTTTAATTCTCCTCAGCCTTTTTTTGCTGTAGAAAATAAAAAGTTTGGAATAACTTTTCATTCTTTTTTAGTTTTAGAATATATTCATGGAAAAGAATCTTCTTTAAATGA
This genomic stretch from Fusobacterium sp. JB019 harbors:
- a CDS encoding glycosyltransferase family 9 protein, which gives rise to MRILIIHTAFIGDIVLSTPLIKKIKQSYENCSITYVTTPIGAEILKNNPNLNNIIIYDKKGKHKGLNGIWDLGKRLRYENFNMVITPHRYLRSSILAWLSRSPIRKGYDIAAGAFLFSEKIHYDKKKHEVEKLLSFINCEKTNKKRYDIELFPGKKDIEFADSIWQKYNLNDFKVVSINPGSKWFTKQWPIEYFNILINNFKKYKNIKVLVLGGPEETNLSISSKHIIDLRGKTSLLELAEILKRSDIVVTNDSSPIHIASAFKKPRIFAIFGPTIKEFGFFPWSLNSEIFETKNLECRPCGIHGGNSCPEKHFKCMKSITPDKVFNKIINYLGFDLYD
- a CDS encoding lipopolysaccharide core heptose(II) kinase RfaY, producing MIKNTNYIYSDKKSKDLYLEFKNKNFKILKTLKNDKRSLVQLISINNKNYILKIPKEKNTRKWQRFLSLFRGGESQREFKNLENIRKLGFNSPQPFFAVENKKFGITFHSFLVLEYIHGKESSLNDLKSVVDTLHKIHSSGFLHGDSQLTNFMISKNKVFLIDSKFSKNIYGKFGAAYEFIYLEESCNKNLKNYFNKNTIFYKGAKFLNSYLHWWGSFRKKIRNKN